A portion of the Intestinibacillus sp. Marseille-P6563 genome contains these proteins:
- a CDS encoding DUF7666 domain-containing protein, protein MQCYKGFDKDLKCRGFQYEVGKTYETDNADICRTGFHACENPLDVFGYYPPADSRFCMVDLDENSQTENDSKRVGKRIHIETEIGLQGIISAGVKFILDKVDFSNVNSNSTNTGDQSAATNTGYGSAATNTGDCSAATNTGYGSAATNTGDCSAATNTGDQSAATNTGDCSAATNTGDCSAATNTGYRSAATNTGYGSAATNTGDCSAATNTGDCSAATNTGDQSAATNTGYGSAATNTGDCSAATNTGYRSAATNTGYRSAATNTGDCSAATNTGDCSAATNTGYRSAATNTGDCSAATNTGDQSAATNTGYCSAATNTGDCSAATNTGYRSAATNTGDCSAATNTGDQSAATNTGDCSAAVVNGTDSIAIVTGRDSKAKGSVGCWLVLTERDDKLHIKEVRAVCVDGKDILPDTFYMLVDGKVVPAD, encoded by the coding sequence ATGCAATGTTATAAAGGTTTTGACAAGGATTTGAAATGCCGTGGATTCCAATACGAAGTCGGGAAAACCTATGAAACCGATAATGCGGATATTTGCCGCACTGGATTCCACGCATGCGAAAATCCTTTGGATGTATTTGGGTATTATCCCCCTGCTGATTCTCGGTTTTGCATGGTCGATCTTGATGAAAACAGTCAAACCGAAAATGATAGCAAGCGTGTTGGAAAACGCATCCATATCGAAACAGAAATCGGGTTGCAAGGAATTATCTCCGCAGGAGTGAAATTCATCCTTGATAAAGTTGATTTTTCTAATGTGAATTCGAATTCAACCAACACGGGTGACCAATCCGCTGCAACCAACACGGGTTACGGCTCCGCTGCAACCAACACGGGTGACTGCTCCGCTGCAACCAACACGGGTTACGGCTCCGCTGCAACCAACACGGGTGACTGCTCCGCTGCAACCAACACGGGTGACCAATCCGCTGCAACCAACACGGGTGACTGCTCCGCTGCAACCAACACGGGTGACTGCTCCGCTGCAACCAACACGGGTTACCGCTCCGCTGCAACCAACACGGGTTACGGCTCCGCTGCAACCAACACGGGTGACTGCTCCGCTGCAACCAACACGGGTGACTGCTCCGCTGCAACCAACACGGGTGACCAATCCGCTGCAACCAACACGGGTTACGGCTCCGCTGCAACCAACACGGGTGACTGCTCCGCTGCAACCAACACGGGTTACCGCTCCGCTGCAACCAACACGGGTTACCGCTCCGCTGCAACCAACACGGGTGACTGCTCCGCTGCAACCAACACGGGTGACTGCTCCGCTGCAACCAACACGGGTTACCGCTCCGCTGCAACCAACACGGGTGACTGCTCCGCTGCAACCAACACGGGTGACCAATCCGCTGCAACCAACACGGGTTACTGCTCCGCTGCAACCAACACGGGTGACTGCTCCGCTGCAACCAACACGGGTTACCGCTCCGCTGCAACCAACACGGGTGACTGCTCCGCTGCAACCAACACGGGTGACCAATCCGCTGCAACCAACACGGGTGACTGCTCCGCTGCGGTAGTCAACGGAACAGACAGTATTGCTATTGTCACAGGACGTGATAGTAAAGCGAAAGGTTCTGTTGGATGCTGGCTTGTTCTCACCGAACGTGATGATAAGTTGCATATCAAAGAAGTTCGTGCCGTTTGTGTTGATGGCAAAGATATTCTGCCTGACACCTTTTACATGTTAGTAGACGGAAAAGTTGTCCCGGCTGATTGA
- a CDS encoding DNA-binding protein: MTLSDLKTMDAETITPAVAAELLGCNPHYIRVAAHQDKSLLGFPVILLGNRVKIPRVAFIKFMEGDLN; the protein is encoded by the coding sequence ATGACACTTTCAGATTTGAAAACCATGGATGCTGAAACAATCACTCCGGCTGTCGCCGCTGAATTGTTAGGGTGCAATCCGCACTATATTCGGGTGGCTGCCCACCAAGATAAGTCCTTGCTTGGTTTTCCGGTTATTCTTCTCGGCAACCGCGTGAAAATCCCGCGTGTTGCGTTTATCAAATTCATGGAGGGGGATTTAAATTGA
- a CDS encoding YqaJ viral recombinase family nuclease codes for MRKLVSTTNMSREEWLRWRKKGIGGSEVAALVGMHPYLSPFSIYMDKIGELEPQDDNEAMRIGRDLEEYVAQRFTEKTGIRVRKNSSILMDDECDYMIADIDRWSKKDGIGLECKTMSPNSKAVKGLEDDSVPPQYYIQCQWYMMITGLNKWHLAILVLGRAFYTFEIDRNDEDITVLRKAAQDFWVVNVLSRKMPPPDGTESAQKAISHLIQGVDNEATVRLDSAVDEIKHLQEINEQIDTLKQAADAIKQKFLLELGASGIGWNDGYEVSAKEQVRRTFDTKRFKAEHPELDLDPYYKSSVSRPFKYKIFDCEE; via the coding sequence TTGCGAAAGCTAGTTTCAACCACAAATATGAGCCGTGAAGAATGGCTCCGGTGGCGCAAGAAAGGCATCGGCGGAAGTGAGGTTGCTGCCCTGGTTGGTATGCACCCCTACTTATCTCCATTCTCAATTTATATGGATAAGATTGGAGAACTGGAACCGCAGGATGATAACGAAGCAATGCGAATCGGGCGCGATCTTGAAGAATATGTCGCGCAGCGATTCACCGAAAAAACTGGCATTCGAGTCCGCAAAAATTCCAGCATCCTAATGGATGATGAATGCGATTACATGATTGCAGATATTGACCGTTGGAGCAAAAAAGATGGAATCGGATTGGAATGCAAAACCATGTCGCCAAACAGCAAGGCTGTGAAAGGTTTGGAGGACGATAGTGTCCCGCCACAATACTACATTCAATGCCAGTGGTACATGATGATTACCGGCTTGAATAAGTGGCATTTGGCAATTCTCGTTCTCGGTCGAGCGTTTTATACCTTTGAGATTGACCGCAACGATGAAGATATTACAGTCTTGCGTAAAGCGGCACAAGATTTCTGGGTCGTAAATGTGCTCTCGCGTAAAATGCCACCGCCGGATGGGACGGAATCAGCACAGAAAGCGATCTCTCACCTGATTCAAGGCGTAGATAATGAAGCAACTGTTAGGCTGGATTCCGCTGTCGATGAAATCAAACATCTGCAAGAAATCAATGAGCAGATTGATACATTGAAGCAAGCAGCTGATGCAATCAAGCAAAAGTTCCTTTTGGAACTTGGTGCATCTGGAATCGGTTGGAACGATGGATATGAGGTTTCTGCTAAAGAACAGGTGCGCCGAACATTTGATACAAAACGGTTCAAGGCCGAACATCCAGAACTTGACTTAGACCCATATTATAAATCTTCGGTCAGCAGACCTTTCAAGTACAAAATCTTCGATTGTGAAGAATAA
- a CDS encoding recombinase RecT, with protein sequence MAVKQNGIVAKAAQQNTAVAEHKPKATITTMMNSLLDSEGYRRRFDELLGKRAPQFVASIISLVNADKNLQAAFQQAPITIIQSALKAATYDLPIDPALGYAYIVPFNNSIKQENGSYKKRMEASFILGWKGMNQLAIRTGVYQKINVTDVRDGELKNYNRLTEDIEIEWIENEEEREKLPITGWVGYYRLINGMEKTIYMSREQVVTHEKKNRKGQYMGKGWRESFDDMAAKTVFRKLIGKYGVMSIDYRTATPEALAAASALTDDAMESIPESDSQSNIIPGEFSDVSENPASNTPNEDTSATTTPDVEQVSEDDLPDFLK encoded by the coding sequence ATGGCAGTGAAACAAAATGGTATCGTCGCAAAAGCCGCACAGCAAAACACAGCGGTTGCAGAACACAAGCCCAAAGCCACGATCACAACAATGATGAACTCTTTGCTTGACAGCGAAGGTTATCGCAGACGATTTGATGAACTGCTTGGCAAGCGTGCGCCGCAGTTTGTCGCAAGCATCATTTCTCTTGTTAATGCTGATAAGAACTTGCAGGCGGCTTTCCAGCAAGCGCCTATTACAATTATTCAATCTGCCCTTAAAGCAGCCACCTATGATCTTCCGATTGACCCTGCTCTCGGATATGCCTACATTGTTCCGTTCAACAACAGCATCAAGCAAGAGAATGGCAGCTATAAAAAGCGCATGGAAGCATCCTTTATTCTTGGATGGAAAGGCATGAACCAGCTTGCAATCCGTACCGGCGTATATCAAAAGATCAATGTAACCGATGTCCGCGATGGTGAACTGAAAAACTATAACCGCCTTACCGAAGATATTGAAATCGAATGGATTGAAAATGAAGAAGAACGCGAAAAACTTCCTATCACCGGATGGGTCGGCTACTACCGTCTGATTAACGGCATGGAAAAGACGATCTATATGAGCCGCGAACAGGTTGTTACACATGAAAAGAAAAACCGTAAAGGCCAGTATATGGGCAAGGGCTGGCGTGAGTCATTTGATGATATGGCAGCAAAAACCGTGTTTCGTAAGCTGATTGGCAAATATGGTGTCATGTCTATTGACTATCGCACTGCCACACCGGAAGCTCTCGCTGCCGCTTCTGCCCTGACGGATGATGCAATGGAAAGCATTCCCGAATCTGATTCCCAGTCCAATATTATCCCAGGTGAATTTTCCGATGTGTCCGAAAATCCCGCTTCCAACACACCCAATGAAGATACTTCGGCTACAACTACGCCGGATGTAGAGCAAGTGTCCGAAGATGATTTGCCCGATTTCTTGAAGTAA
- a CDS encoding single-stranded DNA-binding protein produces MLNCIILQGRLGDTPELRHTQTGTPVATSTLAVSRNRKNPNGEYPTDWIELVFWGKTAEHASRWFNKGDMAVVRGRLESRDWEDKNGNKRRSWEVQVETIDFCGSKNENKAATRSYNVESNDFTELSESDDDVPF; encoded by the coding sequence ATGCTCAACTGCATCATATTGCAAGGCCGTCTGGGCGACACACCAGAACTGCGTCACACTCAAACAGGCACACCGGTAGCAACATCCACGCTGGCAGTCAGCCGCAATCGCAAAAACCCGAATGGCGAATATCCAACAGACTGGATTGAGTTGGTATTCTGGGGTAAAACCGCGGAGCACGCTTCCCGCTGGTTTAACAAAGGCGATATGGCCGTTGTCCGTGGTCGTCTTGAATCCCGTGACTGGGAGGACAAAAATGGTAACAAACGCCGATCTTGGGAAGTACAGGTGGAAACCATTGATTTCTGTGGAAGCAAAAACGAAAACAAAGCTGCTACTAGATCATATAATGTCGAATCCAACGACTTCACCGAACTAAGCGAATCGGACGATGATGTCCCGTTCTGA
- a CDS encoding replicative helicase loader/inhibitor has protein sequence MNRADTMRIMAIIKQVYPRYYANQTRDDLQVAVNLWTDMFKDDEGTLVLAAVKAFVATDTKGFPPSIGQIKQRLVRLKAPDMPDEAEAWRQVWDAVRNSAYHAKEEFEKLHPVVQRVVGRPEMLKSWAMLTPDEVLTVVASNFQRAYRVRAADVVERMALPAEIQELLKATDVTVSLPEPKDPEEQKRKAIALLQAERDEYAREVLGDG, from the coding sequence GTGAACAGAGCAGATACGATGCGAATTATGGCAATTATTAAGCAGGTTTACCCGCGATATTATGCCAATCAAACACGAGATGACTTGCAGGTTGCCGTAAACCTATGGACTGACATGTTCAAGGACGATGAAGGAACGCTTGTTCTCGCAGCTGTGAAAGCTTTTGTGGCAACAGACACGAAGGGTTTCCCTCCGTCAATCGGGCAAATCAAACAGCGTCTTGTACGGCTCAAAGCACCGGATATGCCGGATGAAGCCGAAGCGTGGAGACAGGTGTGGGACGCTGTGAGAAATTCGGCATACCACGCCAAGGAAGAATTTGAAAAACTGCATCCTGTCGTGCAACGTGTAGTCGGCAGGCCTGAAATGCTGAAAAGCTGGGCGATGCTTACGCCGGACGAAGTTTTAACCGTTGTTGCGTCAAACTTCCAGCGGGCTTACCGTGTACGCGCTGCGGACGTTGTAGAGCGAATGGCGCTGCCTGCCGAAATTCAAGAATTGCTGAAAGCAACGGATGTAACCGTGAGCCTGCCGGAACCGAAAGACCCGGAGGAACAGAAGCGCAAGGCGATTGCGTTGTTACAGGCAGAACGGGACGAATACGCACGTGAGGTTCTTGGCGATGGTTAA
- a CDS encoding DUF4942 domain-containing protein — MFGVQFYPTPSQLAARMLDKVDWSKVQFALEPSAGKGDLAMGIRNRMKQEKKPFQLDCVEIDPDLRAVLRERGFAVVENDFLKWDAQTRYDVIVMNPPFRDGDKHLMHALELMKHGGQIVCLLNESTIRNAESPLRRSMVKLLAEYQTTIESVSGAFMDAERKTDVDVALVYVDIPKEAEKEIGLDDMREAADVPESETECNELVDADFFKAIVQRYQMEARIGLKMIDGFQRLNRFVGEREIITMHINGPADDMSMSMQNTYVRELRARYWKTLFEAKEMQSLMTREVRDAYLAKLNTFRGLDFTMDNILQVKIELSKTLIGNIEDAIISMFDDLTYEHSMGKNNNIHYYNGWKTNKACRVNKKVIVPFWGLYDARWGGSWSTYKARDYLLELEKILGYLDNGRTDGENCESVIREAFVSSSEKYDGRKLHCKFFDVEFKKKGTVHIYFTDERLLKKFNLFAGRKKNWLPDSYGQKSYGEMSAEEQEIVKSFEGKQSYEDIVQGAAFYITAPELLMIGG, encoded by the coding sequence ATGTTTGGAGTTCAGTTTTACCCTACCCCGTCGCAATTGGCAGCCCGAATGCTGGACAAGGTAGATTGGAGCAAGGTGCAGTTCGCACTTGAACCGTCTGCTGGTAAAGGCGATCTCGCAATGGGCATAAGAAATCGGATGAAGCAGGAAAAGAAGCCGTTTCAACTGGATTGCGTAGAGATCGACCCGGACTTGCGTGCGGTGCTGCGGGAGCGCGGTTTTGCGGTCGTGGAAAATGATTTCCTGAAATGGGACGCACAAACGCGGTACGACGTGATTGTGATGAATCCACCGTTCCGGGATGGCGATAAGCACCTGATGCACGCGCTCGAACTGATGAAGCATGGCGGGCAAATCGTTTGCTTACTTAATGAATCAACGATTCGGAACGCAGAATCGCCGCTACGCAGGTCAATGGTAAAATTACTCGCCGAATATCAAACGACGATAGAGAGCGTCTCAGGGGCATTTATGGATGCCGAGCGAAAAACAGATGTTGATGTTGCTTTGGTGTATGTGGACATCCCGAAGGAAGCTGAAAAAGAAATCGGACTTGATGATATGCGTGAAGCGGCAGACGTACCAGAGAGCGAAACAGAATGCAACGAATTGGTGGATGCTGACTTTTTCAAGGCCATTGTCCAGAGATACCAGATGGAAGCGCGCATTGGACTGAAAATGATTGATGGTTTCCAGCGCCTTAACCGGTTTGTCGGAGAAAGAGAAATCATAACAATGCACATAAATGGACCGGCGGACGATATGTCAATGAGCATGCAGAACACCTATGTTCGAGAACTGAGAGCGCGGTATTGGAAAACCTTGTTTGAAGCAAAGGAAATGCAAAGCCTTATGACACGCGAGGTTCGGGACGCATATCTTGCAAAGCTCAATACATTTCGTGGCCTTGATTTCACGATGGACAATATTCTGCAAGTCAAGATTGAGCTTTCCAAGACTCTGATCGGAAATATCGAGGACGCGATTATCAGTATGTTCGATGATCTTACCTATGAGCACAGCATGGGAAAGAACAACAACATTCACTATTACAACGGATGGAAAACGAACAAGGCGTGCCGCGTGAACAAGAAAGTGATTGTACCATTCTGGGGATTGTATGATGCTCGCTGGGGCGGCTCATGGAGTACATACAAAGCCCGTGATTACCTGCTTGAACTCGAAAAAATCCTTGGCTATCTGGACAATGGGCGTACAGATGGCGAGAACTGTGAAAGTGTAATCCGGGAAGCATTTGTATCATCCTCCGAGAAATATGACGGTCGAAAACTGCATTGCAAGTTCTTTGATGTGGAGTTTAAGAAAAAAGGCACGGTACATATCTATTTTACGGATGAACGCCTGCTCAAAAAGTTCAATCTATTCGCCGGTCGGAAAAAGAACTGGTTGCCTGATTCCTACGGGCAAAAAAGCTATGGTGAAATGTCTGCCGAAGAACAGGAAATCGTTAAATCGTTCGAAGGAAAACAATCTTATGAGGACATAGTACAAGGTGCAGCATTTTATATCACAGCGCCAGAACTCTTGATGATTGGAGGATGA
- a CDS encoding DNA cytosine methyltransferase: protein MKVLVACEESQAVCKAFRALGHEAYSCDIQECSGGHPEWHIQGDVLPILNGRCEFNTMDGKCHKIMGRWDMIIAFVPCTKTSNAGARHLYKGGVLNIQRYYEGLCGKALFMAVWMADCEKIVIENPTPSKIFQYPKPTQAVQPYMFGHPYTKKTLLWEKGVNPLEPTDIVEPERTWCPSGSYSRNHNEKHRGMFTKDRAKNRSKTFPGIARAMAEQWGGDVR from the coding sequence ATGAAAGTGCTCGTTGCTTGTGAAGAATCACAGGCGGTTTGCAAGGCGTTTCGAGCGTTAGGGCACGAGGCGTATTCATGCGATATTCAGGAGTGTTCAGGCGGGCATCCAGAATGGCATATACAGGGAGATGTGCTGCCGATTCTAAACGGAAGATGTGAATTTAATACGATGGATGGCAAATGTCATAAAATTATGGGACGGTGGGATATGATAATTGCTTTCGTTCCATGCACAAAGACGTCAAACGCAGGAGCAAGACATTTATACAAAGGCGGAGTCTTGAACATTCAGAGATATTATGAAGGGCTTTGCGGCAAGGCTCTTTTCATGGCGGTGTGGATGGCTGACTGCGAAAAAATCGTGATTGAAAACCCAACGCCGAGCAAAATTTTCCAATATCCGAAACCGACACAGGCTGTTCAGCCGTACATGTTTGGGCACCCATATACTAAGAAGACTTTGCTTTGGGAAAAAGGAGTAAATCCGTTAGAACCAACTGACATTGTAGAGCCAGAAAGGACATGGTGCCCGTCTGGAAGTTATTCAAGAAATCACAACGAAAAACATCGTGGAATGTTTACAAAAGACCGAGCAAAAAACCGCTCTAAAACATTTCCGGGAATCGCCCGTGCTATGGCAGAACAATGGGGAGGTGACGTGCGTTGA
- a CDS encoding phage N-6-adenine-methyltransferase, which translates to MDLSMNSEVMFSSKTDMWETPQDFFDALDQEFHFTLDVCATPENAKCERYYTPDDDGLSQPWNGVVWCNPPYGREIGRWVLAGSIASVAQRTTVVMLLPARTDTRWFHDYILGKAEIRFIRGRLKFGGSKNSAPFPSMVVIFRWNGCA; encoded by the coding sequence GTGGATTTAAGCATGAATAGTGAAGTTATGTTTTCAAGCAAAACCGATATGTGGGAAACACCACAAGACTTTTTCGATGCGCTAGATCAGGAATTCCACTTCACGCTTGATGTATGCGCAACGCCAGAGAATGCGAAGTGCGAACGGTACTATACGCCGGATGATGATGGGCTGTCGCAACCATGGAATGGTGTTGTGTGGTGCAATCCTCCATATGGCAGGGAAATCGGAAGATGGGTGCTGGCTGGTTCGATTGCATCCGTGGCACAGAGAACGACGGTGGTAATGCTGCTTCCTGCCCGCACTGATACAAGATGGTTCCATGATTACATACTTGGGAAAGCAGAAATCCGTTTTATCCGTGGGCGATTGAAGTTTGGAGGAAGCAAAAACAGCGCACCTTTTCCGTCAATGGTAGTGATTTTTAGATGGAATGGTTGCGCATAA